The following is a genomic window from Parus major isolate Abel chromosome 14, Parus_major1.1, whole genome shotgun sequence.
TATTCTTCACTCTCAGAGACCAGTCTTCTGATAAATGAGCTCCACACTTCCCACAGCACATAAGGGGAGTGTaaggctgttcccagcagctGTTATTCCAGTGGCCCTTAATGGGCCTGCAAAGTTACAACCAGGATGCATGCAGGATGTCTGAGCAGGGGAGCCTGGAAGAGCAGGGAGCCTGTGTGAGGATATCCTGTACGCACGAGCAGTGTGCTAGGAGCCCAGCACTGTCAGCCCAAATACATGACTCATGTCACTGAAGCAGGGCTATTTATagtgcagggagagctgcaccCTAGTGCTTCCATACTCCCTCTGCAGAAGGCAAAAAGGGAGGTTACAAGGCAGACTGGAACAAGCTCAAAAGCTCAGAGTGCTGTTGGTGCTGTTTTCATTCCATGAGCATGGACTTGGCGCTGCTGGCACTGCATGGGAGGCACAGGGCACCAGTGCCTGTGGTCAGTTTGTTGGTCCTGATAGAAACCACACTTACCCATGACATAGCTGCACAGCACTTGCAAGGGATGGGGAATTCCCTcaaaggcagctgctgaagAATCAAAGGGACCATTTCCTAGAAGTGTTTAGgtactccctccctcccctgggaAGTATCAGGCTGCTCAACAGCAAGTCCAGCATGGCAAGAAAGGGCAATGATGAACAACTCCAAAGTGGATTCTCACCTTTCTCTGTAGCTAATATGTCCCAAAGCATCCAGTAAGCAGacagtgccagggctgcagccaaCAGGTTGAATGGCCAACAGTCAATCATAGGACACACTACAGCAGTTTGCAGAGGTCTTGATGTAACAATGAACTGAAAGAGGTCTGTGGATTTCTACTGAGCACTTCATGTTAACATCTCCTATCTCACTGTTCATCACTGTGCTTTGGCCATGGCAGAAGAAATACAGATGCTTTAAGCTGAAACCCAGAGTGGCTAAAAGGCATAGTAGTCAAGGCTCCCATGCAGGACAGTTTGTCATTCCCAGCTACAGCACAGCTAATACATGACACCTCTTACAAATCTTGTCTGGAAGAGACATGAAGCAACAGCCAAGTCCATGAGCTCAGACCTGTGATTCAGTCACAGAAGCAGGTCTCTGGTGCCAGATGACCTgttggagcagcaggaagggctcAGTACCTCCCCTGTGCAACTGTTTCCCAACAGCCTTGCAATAAATAGCAAAGGCACAGCCCAAGAAGCTGGTGTGTTTCAGGAAGCAGCTCTAGAAGCCCTTTAAATTGCACTCGACCATATGTGAAGCTGATTTCTTTAAGGCTTCTGAACTACTCATacagcagttttcctttctctggtaTACCCACAACAGTTACTTTACCCTGCTCTCACTTCCACAGGAATAACCATGCAGCTTTCATGCAAAAGCACTAGATGAAAAGACAGCTATTACACCACCTACAAGCATGAGAAGATTCTACTATCTTGgtcatcctcctccttcctccccaaaaTAACTCATTAGAAACAGACTACGCAAACCCTCATGCTGGAAATACACTCCTGAAAGGCTTCACTTGGTAACAGCAGTGTTAAATGCAGAAACAAGCAAATTCCTGAGAGCACGTCATGTCATGGGAAAAGTGAAGTCTTTGGCCCGACATGGCAGCTCTCTTCCTTTCAAAGGGCATAGAGCACCCCAACCTGCCAGGATCAGAGGCCAGCTGGGTCAGTGTTGCTTCCTGCTTGCTCCCTGTGGGAAGCGACTCACCGAGAATAAGAATGGTGAAGGAAATCAGACAAGAGAATCACAAGAATTGCCCTCAGAACACAGTGAAGGCTTCAGCATTAGTTGTTTTCCCTCCAGCTCAGTGCAGTACCTGAGCCTGATCTatgcagctccagcctgccaGAACCCACAGACACAGCTTATACTGGCATAAGGTGTGCTGGGTATGGCATTCAAAGCGATTTGCTGTCTTTTgtagctttttctttccattgacAATAGCAAACTAGAGACTAGGCcatgctcctcttcctcctgtttttaGCTGTAACAACACCCCCCTCATAAGCACATGCTGTAAACAGGCTGTACAAGCTTTGTGTGTTACTGCTGGCCAAAGTCACTGCCTGGATGTAACAAACAATGTGACAACACTTCCTGCAGCTTCATGAGGTGGGTGGGTGGCTGCTCAGACAGAGAAAGGGGGCACAGATTatctttggggatttttctggGTGGCCTGTGAGGACAGTCACAGTGTGTAATGCCATACCCAGTTCTTGGCTTATGTCTCAGGTACCCCAATATGTACCAGCAAGTAGAGTACCACACATGGTGCTCTACTTGCTGATCATGCAGAACTCTGGAGCACAATGCCAGGACATCACTGCTGCCATCACAATGAAAGAGGTGCTGCACAAAGACCACCACTAACCAGAAAAGCACTGATGTACCCCACCATGTCTTACCTCCCAGCCAGGACTGAGTCTCCAACAGCTCCTCTGTCATGTCTGCCAGAATCCTTTCTGTAGGGAcgctgaggagcagggaggagataCAGGACAAAAGGCCCTGGCGCACATACCTGTAGAGAAGGACTGAACTGGTTAAGAGCCTGCAGCTTTATGCTCTGCATTAATTTCCTCACCTCAGGGGCTCTCCAGTTTCAAATGACATGATGACTTTTGCCATATTCCTGCTGCTTAGGGGTGTAATCTTGCAGTGTGCCCCACATACAGAGCCCCTGCCATGCTGTGCACAGGCGTCTAGCACAATTCAGAGTCCTGGACACATCTGAGAGCAAAACAGAAACTGGATGTTTACAGACTTTTGGCTACATGTCTTAATTCCTTTCCAAGACTGAATGCTGGAATTGAATCTAAAGTTTTCTGAGCTCCCTGAGTAAACAGATGCAACTATCACATGTCTATGTGATAGGTGGTCAGGAAATTTGTCGACCTTTCTATAGGTAATGGCTGTACTGCCACATTAGAAGACACCAGCCAAGTTCATATTTTGGGCTGGCATTAAACTCAATCATAAGAACACACAGCtagaggaaaacacaaagtaaaTGCATTAAGTCACTGACACTGAGCCAGATGCTCATCTTGAACAAAGACAAACTACAACTGGAGGCTGGTTCACAGCTGATCTTTAAAAATGAGAGCATACAACTACAGTAACTCACGAGTCCGTGTGGAAACGCAGTGCCCAAACAAACTCCAGCAGTGCCTTTCCCATTGCTGTCACTGCCTGTAAAAGAGGATTGTGACAGCACCACTGAACACCATCCACATTGCCCTGTAGAGCTGGGCCTTGAGACATACTGCTCATTAAATGAGCagtcctgagctggaaaggacccacaagggtCATGAATCCAACTCCGGCCCTGCACaagacaccccaacaatcccatcATGTACCTGGGAGCATTGTCCAAGTGCTTGAACAAAGGTTAACATCAGTGCTacaactgaatttattttacagatgggGAAACTCTGGCAGTAAAGAGAAATAATGTGCACAACCCCCCAAAGCTGACAACAAGCAAAAGGTAGTACAGGGGTGGCTTGAATCCCATGTCTCTTTTCTGACAGTTCTTCCCAGCCCATTTCACAACTTCTCAGCCCATTCAACTCCACCTTGTTGCCAGTCTCAGTGCATCAGGCCCTGAAGTACACAGATGTTTCAGAAGGCACCTCAAGTTCCCAGGCTGGAAGTCACCCCTACCCTCTGCCCTTCCTTACCACAGTGTTGACAGCCAAGTACATCAGGATTGCTAAAGTGTGGGCCAGTCTTCCAAGGACTAAGTGATCTTCCCCCAGAAGATCAAATGTTGTTAAAGGCCTGCAAGTGCAAGACACAGAGTTGTGGAGCAGTGAGAAGGCTGATCAGTGCCTCTTTGGAACAGTCAGGAAGTTATGCAGGAGGAATTGTCCCCAAAAGCCTGAATCCCTACAACAACAGTCACTGTAACATTATAATCCCTATAATAACAGGCACTACCAGGTTGAAAGAGATGAGAGTTGTTTGCtctcacctttttttcccagaccaGTATCTCGCAGAGCAAGATCCTCTACTCGTATACTCATATAGCAGATATCACACATTCTACCAACAAGCTTCACTTGGAAAGACCTATAGGCAAAAGCTGCCCCCAATGCCATACCTTTACAACTGGTATTACAGTAATCTTGGTTATGATGGAACCAATTATTCAGCCTTCCTTAGGTTTGCAAAGATTTAAGGGACTGACAATAAACTGTGTCTTGTGTCCTATCCCGTGGCCTCAAAGACCAGTGCAGGTTATAGGCCCAACCTGAGGCAGAGTTAACTTTGGCTCATGATTACAGTCTGAGCTCTGTGGTTTGTGTGAATTTCCCACAGAAGAGGCTCAGCTAAGACAGCTGGTGTGGTACTGCCAGAATTACTTGCCTGTGTACTTGCTGATGGATCTTCACTTCTGCAGCGTCCTACATACTCCTGCCCCACAAGACCTCGAAGGGTAAGTCCAAGAGACCACAGCCCTCTCCTCCCCAAGCTTTGTGAAGGACCCAAATGTCAATGTGGTGTCACTGGGCTCCTGTACAGCTCCTGGGCTGTAGCCTACTGCTCTGAGGCAAGCAGGACAAGCAGAAAGGTTCACTCTGGCAGTAACCACGCCCACATCCCACATCCTAAGGTGTTCACACTCACCTGTCGAAGTGCTGAATcaatgggaaaaagaaatacccAGCAACAGAATTAAACTTGTTCGGACGGGAAGCCAGTTCCACGTGACACTGACCCTgtccaagagaaaaataaaatcgAGGCACAAGATACATCACCCAGCTCTTTCACTTCACTGGACACCATCAAGACCACAGATTCCTTGCAGTCAGCCCATTGTCAACCATTGCTTGTACACCTATGGCTACCAGTTTCCCAACTGGATTGCTCACTTCCCACTTCAGATCTTCTCCACATCTAAACATTTCAATACAATATGCCTCAGTACTACTCAGTTAAATGTAAGGAACAAGGACATGCAAGGGATAAAGGAGTTTTGGAAGGCAAAatctccaggctgaaccacAGGGAAATTTTGGAAATTAGAAAACTGGCATCAATTTATCTCCCTGGAAAATAGGAAGGCTGAGACAGTGTAGTCCAGAGGCAGCTAGTCTGATGGAGGCCCTGGTATCTGTGAGGCACAgtcacagctccctgcagtggCCACACAAGCTCAGAACAAGCACAGAACAACAAATATCCCTCAAAGCCAGGTAAGGAATTTCAGGTTtatctccctctccctgcagggagaggaCTATAGGAGTTGGTACTCTGCACCAAAAAACTCAGACTCTGTAATTCAAACATATATTTATCTGACCTTCCTTTGGATTGGGTCCACTTTCACAGGTATTTTGCTCTTTCCATACAGAATTTACAGCAACTCCTAGTGTCCCTGTTTTTGGTGGATTTGACATTAGTTTGCTTCTGGCCTCACCTTATCTAATCTCCGAGTCTTGTTTTTGATCCTCTCATCAACAACTCTTCTCCAGCCCTTAGAGCTGTCACTTCCCTGAAGGAGCTGGATACAAGGCTTTTGGGCACCAGAATGCTTGGTCTCTCCACAGAACTTGGGACAGGACAGTTCCTGAGCTGCCAAAACCAATACctaaataaaacagagagagGTTCAGTTAAAAATGGGTAATCCCTAGGGAACAACAGTGTCACCTGCATCCAAACTGACAGGAGCAATAAGGCAGAAAGGCCTTAGTTTTAGAGTGAAGAACAGCAGGAAACTGACCTCCAACAGCCACTTGGCTCTGAGGTACTGACCAAGCACTTGGTCACTGAAACAGAGCAGTGGCTCCTTCTTCAGACACAAGTGTGGAAGCAGTCACAGACTGATCAATGTActtcagaaaggaaagataaaacAGACTGATGATGTGAAATTAAACAGTGGCTTCTCTCAGGCAAATTCCCAACACATCCTCTGCATTCTGTGGGGAGGGATCCCTGTGTGATGGAGTGTAGCAGGGTGAACAAGAGGAAAATGCCAGACACAAATAGTAGTGTAAGAAATGCCCATGCCTCTGCCTTCTCCCATGAGGAATAAAAGATAATCCCACTACACCTCAGCACTAGTGCAACAGACAGAAGGAAAGTGGTAAGTGAGAGCACTCACATCAAGGATGTCCATGCGCTGACGGAGACTGTAGTTCAGAGAGTAGAACTGGGAGGTCAGGTACTTTGCAACCTGTACAGAAAAATTAGGGTACAATCAATGGAGACCCAGGCTAGAAACAGCCTTTTCATTAACtctaaaagcatttaatttcacGGGTTCTTCTTCCTGTTAGGTAACAGCAAGCCTTCgaaagaagggaagaaacatGCAGTGTAAATGGGACATTCAGACACTTCCACTTCTAGATTCTCCCCCAGAACTAAATGACATATGAGATTGTGTCATTCTTCTCTCCCTCCTATGCAGAGGTACCCAAACAACTACTACAGCAGCTAGGAGACCTCATTGTGGTCTTTCAGTACTTAAAGAGCATTAGAGGGAGGCTTTTTACTGGGGCCTGGTTAGCATGAAGAATAAAGGTGATAAACTGGCAGAGGATACAGACAGAGatagactggatattaggaaggaattgttccctgtgagggtgggcaggccctggcacaaggtgcctagagaagctgtggctgcccctggatccctagaaatgtccaaggccaggctagacagggctttgagcaacctgggacagtggaaggtgtccctgccatggcaggggcttggaatCAAATGGGCTTTAAAgatcctttcccacccaaaccagtctgtgattctctgattacAGTCACCAGTCAGGTCTTTGTAGAAGCCCTTTCTGCCTCAGCTTCCCTCTATGTGAAACCCTTCAGTACAAGTCCTTATCTGATCTGCCTTGTCAGGCACACTCAAACCAACAGCCTCCAAACAGTTCCTCCAGTCTGAcatggttttccttttcctattgGTTCAGTCATTCCTTGCAGATTCTTCAGAAGCATAAATGTTGTTAGACTTGAACTATCTGTTTTACCACACTGACAGCTCCCTCTATCAAATGAGAAACAGACTCCAGCTGCTTCAATATTTGCCTGTGCCTCaactggaaaaaggaaagtagTAGGAGGAACTCACAGGTATTGGGTCTGTGGTTAAAACAGCTACTTGAGCTCTTTGACGGAGCTCCACGAAGCCTTCAATGCAGGTCTTTTCCTCCAAATGCAGTAAGATTTTTGCCAGCTCCACACTAACCTgctcaaaatatgaaaaaaggtATCAAAACCCTGATGGTGTTTGCGTTTTTTCTTCATAGGAATTATGGACTACTTCTAATGTTTAAACAAAGACAAGGGAGCATTCTGTTTAGGAAACATGTCTATTCCTtaggagggagagaaaacacaCTAAGCCAAACGCCATCAGACTTATTTCTCAAAGCCCTGAACAGATCCTCCATCTGCCAATTCTCTGCCCACATTTCACTTGGGCTTTTTGGAGAAGTGATATCATGACACAGAATGAATTGTCACTGTAACCAATGGGTTAAAGGCTACAATAGCACAGCTTTctctttctcagctgctgtCTCTGACACTTTCAAAGTGTTCACTAGCAGATAGTGGTGAGCACTCTTCGCAGTCACCTTGTCCTAGGTTCCTCTCCCCTGAGCTTTTCATTTTGACCAGTACAATTCAGTTACTCCCTCCACAAGACATTATGCTTTTACAAGCAAATAGGGAAAGTTCACTTGATTTTGCCTCTGTTTTCATTGGGGAATAACAATTAAATTGAATTTCAATTTCAAATCCAAAATGGCTGCTTTGTCATCTGCATTTCTAGTGTTTTTCCTGCCCAGCACAAAGCATGGAGCTTCCTCACACTGGCAAGCACTACTTGTTGGATCTTTCATTTTGAGCACTGGAGCTGTGAGACAGCAGGGTGCCCCCTGCActtttgctgcttctctgttCCACCGTGCTCTATAGCCTCACCTTCAAGGCAACTATCTCCTTCTACCTCCAAGTTGAAAGCTTGTGAATGTGTACCTCTAACCCAGCTACACATTAGCCTGGCCTTCTGTTCCACTAGCATGTTTAGTCTTCTCATGACAGCAAAAGAATAGGCCCTCTGCACTACAGCCCTCTTGTAACCTAGATCATAATACTTCACCTCTCTTGTTGCTGCTGGATTCTTCTGAACCAAGCTCTCAAGGGCCTTGACTGTAGCTTCCCATTTGTCCACATCTTCAGTTCTTGATCCAGTCAGAACTGAAATCAAAGGACAAACAAAAGTTATTAACAGAATGGCTGTGTTTGGGTACATATACAAACTTCCTACACAGAGTTCACTCTCCCCAAGATCAGTAAGAAACAAATTAAGACTCAGCCCAAACTCTCCTACCTTCAATACAGTCTCGGATATACACAGGAGCCTTAATTTTTAGCTCTTTATCCTCAGACATGTCATAAGGGATGAGGTCATCATcactgtaaaagaaataaaggaagggGTTATTTTATGGGGTGCAGATGATCTTGGTTTCCCCAGACAgccacacaaagaaaaaagaacagtgCACACATTGCCATAACCCCATTACACCAGGACTGTGTCACTGTATcactgagcagcactgctgaagcCTGGCCTGAGAGGGATTCTTGGCAGTTCTAGGGAAAGAATAGTTCTGTGACCAAATCTGGAATTGGACCTCCTGGTCAAGTACAGGAAGGAGATAGCTGACCAAGAGACTAGAAACTGACTCTTGAGATTCATtatagatttttatatatatgtatatatatatatatatatatacacacacacatatataacacacatatataaatatatatgcatatatatacatatatatacacacacacatatatatatatatgtattttttcatatagTGACAGAATAAAGCAGGTCCACTATTAAAATGGGTAAATACATCCACAATTTCCAGGAGATATATATCTAAGTCAAACAGAACAAATATAGTGGCTGCACATAACACAGGCATTGCCTAATTTATTGACTAGTGTAATTTCCTATGcaaagccctgctctgctgcaaacCACTCAGCTGAACAAGGTCGGAAATCACAACAATTGCCAAGAAATGCAGTACTGACAGATCCTTTCCccacatctgctttttttttttttccatttcctcccTGTTTTTTTTGCCCCATACCTGTCAAACTCAGTGTCTGACTCCTCATTTGGTATCACAGGGGCTGCTGTATGGGATTTCTCATTACTCTCTGGTACCAATGGCAGTGCAGCACCTCCTTTCTCACCCCTGCTGTGAgaaacaataaattttaaaatggatacAGTAATAGTTCTTACAAGGAAGAAACTACCCTACCAACCACCCTACCAACCCTTGCTGCCTAAATAGAACAGCAGGTAATTACTCCTGCTGCAGTTTCATACCCAGCTGGGCAGACACAAAGAATTAAGTACTGGGAAGGAGAATGGAGTAAGGggagaaatgaagcagaatCTGATAACAGAAGAgtaatggatttaaaaaaaaaataaactggctAATTTGCTGTGTTCCCCTGCATAATACTTAGGACTACTAAGGAAAGACTCCAATAACCAGATCAGAGACTTGCATCAGATTTGAAACTCTGAATGAGACTGAACTgaaagtaggtttagattagatagtagaaagaaattctttcctgtgacaatggtgaggctctggcacagggtgcccaaagaagctgtggctgcccctggatccctggaagttcGAGGCCAGGTTCGACAgggctttgaacaacctggtcttaatagaaggtgtccctgcccatggcagggtgtgaAACTgaatgggctttaaggtcccttccaagctggccttgaacTCCCATTGCTAGGTCTTGCATAGGATGAATAAAGTaattgagaatattttttctgtctctacCCATTTCTGTGGACTTTGGCATTGTCCTTTCACCTCTCTGATTCTCAAAAGCTGTCTATGCTGATCATGTCCCTAAAATGGGAGCAATAAATCTTTTGTACTTCCCTGGAATGCTAGACAGCTTCATCTGCTAATAACATAATGTGCTTCACTCCTCTGCTGATCAAACAGTGCTTCAAAGAGCCTCAGCAGATGCTCTGGAAGTTAAGAGCACTGAAGAGCCAAGTCTTTAGAGTGACAGACACAGTAGATTGTCACAGGTAAATGGGCTGGGGGCATACAGCACAAATACCAGATTTCcaagaagcaaagagaaatgccCATTTGATTCTACCCAAGGTCACAGGAGACTCCTACACCACAGTTTCACTACATGCAGCTATCAACAGGCAATTTTAATACACACTACCAACTGAATTATGAATGTAATTAAATCACATTGTAAGAAGATAGTGTATCATGATGTTTAAGAATACCTAAAACATCTTGAATACTGTACATAGTTCTTGCATGTAAAGGGGAAAAGGCATGGAGAACAGCAAAAAGACAGCATGAATAGTAGCAATAACTTACTCATCATCTGGAAGGCTGGGGACTTTACAGAATGATGGAGTCTGCACCAGAAGGGACTTCAATTCTCTTGTTTCATCATCTTCTTCATACTAGACATTCAGAATAACTGTTGCTGTACTCTATTACTTACTGCAAATATGCCCAGCATTCAACATTTTACCCTTATAATGCACATGGACTAAATCATGACCAGATGAACCCTCACCAATCCTGTTTCAGTCCTTGCTCTgacagctgcaggcagctgtaATCTTTGTCCTTTTATATTTAAGAGTAGCACCTAATGACATCTTGTCTGAATGTTATTTCcatctttcaaatatttaataaatggCAATGTGACAGGAGGAATGTGGCAGGCTTTTAAAGAATTAATGTGATTTAATCAGATAAGTCACATAAATTGtactggaaacagcagagcAAGCATCTCCATGTCAGTCTTGAAATTCCCAGCTCAGAACAGGTCTTCCCACCATGTCAGGGACTGAATGCTCACTACTTCTTTACATTTGAAGCTCCCTCTCAACTCCCACAACTCGGATTCTGATTCCCTCACGCAATAAGATAAACTTTAATTACCAAGTTTATCCCAACCTCTACTGGCAGACTGCACTCCTGAGGTACCTCTCAGCCACCTGACCATTACATACAATTGCTTTTTTTGTAAACAGATTCTCTCTTTTTGAAGGTGTGACTGCCTCTCcttatttccagaaaaaaaagtgctataATGATCTGGATCATCTGGTTTAAAGTTTTTACTTCCTCTAAGCCCAGAAGACCAGTCATAAATTTCACTGAAACCTTCACCTCAAATTTCAGGACAGGCCcttcagtgtttattttcaagCTGATGCTCTCTGCCACCACCATGCCCAGACGCCGTTGTTGCGGCAGACTGCTGTCCAAGCGGCATTTCACACCCTCCATCATGCTTGTCAGAAGCTCTGAAACAAACAACCAGCAAACAGTGCATGTCTGAAATTCTGAAACAGTGGCAGAAACAAACACTCATCTTTATGTGCTTCCCTGAGGGCAGCTTTACCCACTCACCACCCAATAATGGACAGAAAGGGTCCCTGAACTGTGGCTTCCCTCCCCGCAGTGTCAGTGCTGCCCTTCAGTACCAGCACAGAAAACCCACATCCTTCCACAGGGTACAAAGTCAACAAAACATTACAATATATTCTAAATCTgcaatattttggttttcactgaaacaaaaaaggatGGCAAGTTAAGTCAATCTTTAGTTTGGTTTCAGAGAGCTTCAGAGACACTTAAATAAATGTCATGTTTTGAGTACTTTACAAGTTCTGACCAGTACACATCACAAAGAGACAGATATCTGCCTAACTTTGGATAAGTTCAAACAGGCAGATAACACAAGTATTTCTCAGCCCTTAGGGAATACTGGTTTCCAGCTTCACCAGGCAGGCTTTGACTGACCTCCTTCATCTCAGAAAGCTTATCTTTTCAACAGCTATCAGACAAAGAACTGAGTGTAAAACTACAGAACCTGTAATACGTATCACGTCACTTATTCACTTGCAGAACAATTAATTCTAGACTGAAACAGATGAGCAAGTCTTGAAGTGAACCTTCACATCCCACATAAgtcacagacacacacacacatacacacacaagtAATTCTAGACATtgtacagatttatttttttttattgcaacaGAAACAGAGATGTTAGGCCAGGACCCCAGTGTGCTATGCACTGTGTGAGTACAAAACTGGAGGTCCATGTCAGTGCCTAACCTGCTCACTTCACACTGAGGAATGCTCATGGACTGTCAGACATCAAGCTAACAGCTTTTTACCCTCAGATACC
Proteins encoded in this region:
- the TELO2 gene encoding telomere length regulation protein TEL2 homolog isoform X2; translated protein: MEAVVLGFVQRAPGADVLSRLLGNLVVKNKKAQFVVTQKMLLLQYGHTTEVLQNLLGYLSLDGLRRTLLLRVLQELLETWSSSSAVKHSPAEQQLYISKAILICLSHLKEPEIETHRQELLTSMMEGVKCRLDSSLPQQRRLGMVVAESISLKINTEGPVLKFEYEEDDETRELKSLLVQTPSFCKVPSLPDDDRGEKGGAALPLVPESNEKSHTAAPVIPNEESDTEFDSDDDLIPYDMSEDKELKIKAPVYIRDCIEVLTGSRTEDVDKWEATVKALESLVQKNPAATREVSVELAKILLHLEEKTCIEGFVELRQRAQVAVLTTDPIPVAKYLTSQFYSLNYSLRQRMDILDVLVLAAQELSCPKFCGETKHSGAQKPCIQLLQGSDSSKGWRRVVDERIKNKTRRLDKGQCHVELASRPNKFNSVAGYFFFPLIQHFDRPLTTFDLLGEDHLVLGRLAHTLAILMYLAVNTVAVTAMGKALLEFVWALRFHTDSYVRQGLLSCISSLLLSVPTERILADMTEELLETQSWLGDVMEKDPDGDCRRLALQNLLLMENLKKKLEVVPS
- the TELO2 gene encoding telomere length regulation protein TEL2 homolog isoform X1 is translated as MLLLQYGHTTEVLQNLLGYLSLDGLRRTLLLRVLQELLETWSSSSAVKHSPAEQQLYISKAILICLSHLKEPEIETHRQELLTSMMEGVKCRLDSSLPQQRRLGMVVAESISLKINTEGPVLKFEYEEDDETRELKSLLVQTPSFCKVPSLPDDDRGEKGGAALPLVPESNEKSHTAAPVIPNEESDTEFDSDDDLIPYDMSEDKELKIKAPVYIRDCIEVLTGSRTEDVDKWEATVKALESLVQKNPAATREVSVELAKILLHLEEKTCIEGFVELRQRAQVAVLTTDPIPVAKYLTSQFYSLNYSLRQRMDILDVLVLAAQELSCPKFCGETKHSGAQKPCIQLLQGSDSSKGWRRVVDERIKNKTRRLDKGQCHVELASRPNKFNSVAGYFFFPLIQHFDRPLTTFDLLGEDHLVLGRLAHTLAILMYLAVNTVAVTAMGKALLEFVWALRFHTDSYVRQGLLSCISSLLLSVPTERILADMTEELLETQSWLGDVMEKDPDGDCRRLALQNLLLMENLKKKLEVVPS